The Thermosynechococcus sp. CL-1 genomic interval CGGCAACTCAACAGGACTTGGCTGAGGGTGGACTGTGACTGACTTTGGACGTGTGATTACCGCCATGATTACGCCATTTACAGCCGATGGCGCGATCGCCTACGATGTGGCGGCAGAACTGGCACAGCACCTTGTGGCCAATGGCTCCGATAGCATTGTGGTTTGTGGCACCACCGGCGAATCCCCCACCCTCACTTGGGAAGAGGAATTTCAACTCTTTCAAACGGTGCAGCAGGCTGTGGCAGGCAAAGCCAAGGTGATTGCAGGTACGGGTTCCAACTCCACCCGTGAAGCGATTGAAGCCACTGCAAAAGCCGCCGAATTAGGACTTGATGGTGCCCTCTTGGTGGTACCCTATTACAACAAACCCCCTCAAGAGGGTCTTTACGCCCATTTTCAGGCGATCGCCCAGGCGGTGCCGGACTTTCCCCTCATGCTCTACAACATCCCCGGCCGCACAGGGCAGAACCTGCTACCAGAAACAGTGATCCGCCTTGCTGACTACCCAAACATTGTTGCCATCAAAGAAGCCAGCGGCAGCCTTGATCAAGCCAGTGCCCTACGTGCTGCCCTACCGCCGACCTTTCGCATTTACTCCGGCGATGATTCCCTAACGTTGCCATTGCTGGCCGTGGGTGGTTATGGTGTCGTCAGTGTAGCCAGTCACCTTGTTGGCCCTCGCATTCAAGAGATGATCCAAGCCTTTGTCCAAGGAGCGACGGCCAAAGCCACTGCTATTCATTGTCAACTATTGCCCCTGTTCAAGGTTTTATTTGTGACGACGAATCCGATTCCGATTAAAGCTGCTCTTCGCCTGCAAGGTTGGGCGGTGGGTGCTCCCCGACTGCCCCTTACATCTGCGAGTGACGCTGTGATTAGCCAATTGAAGCCCGTTTTAGATCACCTTGGCCTACTGAAGTCTTAAGACAACGCTGGGCATTTCCCAAGCTGCACCTTTTTTGTTGTTTCATCGTAAGGAGACCTATGAGTCAATCCGCTGCAACTGCTGCCCTAAAAATTATTCCCCTCGGTGGGCTGCACGAAATTGGCAAGAACACCTGTGTTTTTGAATTCCAAGATGAAATTATTTTGCTGGACGCAGGGTTAGCCTTTCCCACCGATGGCATGCATGGGGTCAATATCGTCTTACCCGATATGACGTACCTGCGGCAAAACCGCGAAAAAATCAAGGGAATGATTGTGACCCACGGCCACGAGGATCACATTGGTGGCATCCCCTTTCATCTCAAGCAGTTTGATATTCCCGTCATCTATGGCCCGCGTCTTGCGATGGCACTGCTCCAAGGGAAGCTGGAAGAGGCAGGGGTTGGCGATCGCACCGAACTGCGCACGGTACAGCCGCGGGAGATGGTGCGTTTGGGCAAAAACTTCCTTGTGGAGTATATCCGCAATACCCATTCCATTGCCGATAGCTTCTCCGTGGCGATTCATACCCCCATTGGCGTGATTATCCACACCGGGGATTTCAAATTTGACTTTACCCCCGTTGATGGCGAGTGCTTTGACATTCAGCGGCTGGCGGAGCATGGGGAGAAGGGGGTTCTCTGTCTCATTAGTGACTCCACCAATTCGGAAGTGCCCGGCCACACCCCCTCGGAGCGATCGGTGTTTCCCAACTTGGATCGTGCCTTTAGCCAAGCAGAGGGGCGGATTATTTTTACCACCTTTGCCTCCTCGGTACATCGCCTCAGTATGGCTTTAGAGCTGGCTCAAAAATATGGCCGCGTGGTTTCGGTCTTGGGGCGATCGATGCTCAATGTCATTGCCCATGCGCGGCAGTTGGGCTACATTCACTGCCCAGACGATCTCTTTGTGCCACTGCACATGATGCACAAGTACCCCGATCATCAGGTGATGTACCTGACCACTGGCTCCCAAGGGGAACCTCTGTCTGCCCTGACGCGGATTTCCAAAGGGGAACACAACAAAATTAAAATTCGCCCCGGCGATACTGTGATTCTCTCAGCTCACCCCATTCCGGGGAACACGATTGCCGTGGTCAACATGATCGATCGCCTGATGATGCAAGGCGCCAAAGTCATCTACGGTCGCGAACAGGGCATTCACGTCTCTGGTCATGCCTGCCAAGAGGATCAAAAGCTGATGCTGGCGTTGACCAAGCCCAAGTTCTTTTTACCCGTACATGGCGAGCACCGCATGCTGGTGAAACACGCCCAAACGGCTCAGAGCATGGGCATTCCCCCTGAGAATATGGTGATTATTGACAACGGCGATGTGGTGGAACTTACCCGTGACTCGATTCGGGTCGTCGATAAGGTGCCTGCTGGCATTGAGTTACTAGATCGCGGTGGCATTGTCAAAGCCCATGTGCTGCAAGAGCGACAACAACTGGCTGAGGAAGGCATTATCACCGTGGCGGTGGCGGTGGGTACTGATGGTAGCCTGAAGGCCACTCCTGAAGTCCACCTGCGGGGCGTGGTCACGGCGATTGAGCCACAGGCTTGGCAGGCTTGGGTACATGCCACGGTCGAAACCGCTTTGAGCGATCGCTGGAGTGAATATGCCCGCAACGGCGATATCGATTGGGCAGGGGTCAAAGCCCACATTGAACGGGAACTGGTGCGACTGGTGCGCCGTGAACTTCAGGGCAATGCCTCAGTCCTATTGCTTCTGCAACCCATCGAAGTCACCCCCACGGTGACCACGGGAATTCGGCGGCGTCGCAGCACGGCTTCTGTGGTTGGCTAGCATCAAGCCCCTTGGGCAGGAGAAGGTGCCTATTTTGTAGGGCATCCCTGCCCGTTTATTTTTGTTGCCGCTGCGCTAGCTAGCGTTGAAACGATCGGGGGCTTTCGGTTGATTTCTTGCCGAGCAATAGCCCCTCAACACGTTCAACTGATTAGGAAGCAACTCAACCATAG includes:
- the dapA gene encoding 4-hydroxy-tetrahydrodipicolinate synthase; the encoded protein is MTDFGRVITAMITPFTADGAIAYDVAAELAQHLVANGSDSIVVCGTTGESPTLTWEEEFQLFQTVQQAVAGKAKVIAGTGSNSTREAIEATAKAAELGLDGALLVVPYYNKPPQEGLYAHFQAIAQAVPDFPLMLYNIPGRTGQNLLPETVIRLADYPNIVAIKEASGSLDQASALRAALPPTFRIYSGDDSLTLPLLAVGGYGVVSVASHLVGPRIQEMIQAFVQGATAKATAIHCQLLPLFKVLFVTTNPIPIKAALRLQGWAVGAPRLPLTSASDAVISQLKPVLDHLGLLKS
- a CDS encoding ribonuclease J, which translates into the protein MSQSAATAALKIIPLGGLHEIGKNTCVFEFQDEIILLDAGLAFPTDGMHGVNIVLPDMTYLRQNREKIKGMIVTHGHEDHIGGIPFHLKQFDIPVIYGPRLAMALLQGKLEEAGVGDRTELRTVQPREMVRLGKNFLVEYIRNTHSIADSFSVAIHTPIGVIIHTGDFKFDFTPVDGECFDIQRLAEHGEKGVLCLISDSTNSEVPGHTPSERSVFPNLDRAFSQAEGRIIFTTFASSVHRLSMALELAQKYGRVVSVLGRSMLNVIAHARQLGYIHCPDDLFVPLHMMHKYPDHQVMYLTTGSQGEPLSALTRISKGEHNKIKIRPGDTVILSAHPIPGNTIAVVNMIDRLMMQGAKVIYGREQGIHVSGHACQEDQKLMLALTKPKFFLPVHGEHRMLVKHAQTAQSMGIPPENMVIIDNGDVVELTRDSIRVVDKVPAGIELLDRGGIVKAHVLQERQQLAEEGIITVAVAVGTDGSLKATPEVHLRGVVTAIEPQAWQAWVHATVETALSDRWSEYARNGDIDWAGVKAHIERELVRLVRRELQGNASVLLLLQPIEVTPTVTTGIRRRRSTASVVG